Proteins co-encoded in one Halococcoides cellulosivorans genomic window:
- a CDS encoding ribonuclease H-like domain-containing protein has product MTGRLGLTIYSNDALLKLDDAQFQDSIEYFDPDVVAIPSPHHERTVQRLAPPETDSIVLHRPRGTGPATSTSGSVALVHVSDIAALSALIALESENTFDPTGETYVLSDQLAVAIDPINLESRLDGIDAYRDAFPTSDLDGSYTHLTTEAHPTYHHQWGELTVRGVMPGATERLGRHQTDIAHLDLHADGTICAKARSADRFGLRAVKQVGRSRVTKLWEEGYRDRSDIARADIQDLSSPSGIGRPTAETMIASARAIVDGEVQRRSEATLPSAEPVFIDIETDGLTPTMVWLIGVLNRQGGESYMSFLARDPDEPGQAVEAFASWWSANAADRPLVAYNGRKFDIPILEEHIERHCPEHLDAFEDARVVDPYFWATVRDNAFLPGRTNRLEDVASGLGWDHDETGLSGATVGRRFQEWAADPSPETELDWERHERYCEDDVRALAHVYDAIDAPVRTERQTNASGSTPTNTAQGTLSDF; this is encoded by the coding sequence ATGACCGGGCGGTTGGGGCTGACAATCTACTCGAATGACGCGCTCTTGAAGCTGGATGACGCCCAGTTCCAAGATTCGATCGAGTACTTCGATCCAGATGTCGTTGCCATTCCCAGTCCCCATCACGAGCGCACCGTCCAGCGCCTGGCCCCGCCAGAAACCGACAGTATCGTCCTCCACCGCCCTCGCGGGACGGGCCCAGCGACGTCCACCAGCGGATCGGTTGCCCTCGTCCACGTCTCGGACATTGCGGCACTCTCCGCCCTCATCGCCCTCGAATCCGAGAACACGTTCGACCCGACCGGCGAGACCTACGTGCTGTCGGACCAGCTCGCCGTCGCGATCGATCCGATCAACCTTGAGAGCCGGCTGGACGGGATCGACGCGTATCGAGACGCGTTCCCAACGTCCGATCTGGACGGGTCGTACACCCACCTCACGACAGAAGCCCATCCAACCTACCACCACCAGTGGGGTGAGCTTACGGTTCGCGGCGTCATGCCCGGTGCGACCGAACGGCTTGGACGCCATCAGACTGACATCGCCCATCTCGACCTCCACGCGGACGGCACGATCTGCGCCAAAGCGCGGTCGGCCGACAGATTTGGGCTCAGGGCCGTCAAGCAGGTGGGCCGTTCCCGAGTCACGAAGCTCTGGGAAGAGGGGTATCGCGATCGGTCCGATATCGCGCGAGCAGACATCCAGGATCTCAGCTCGCCCTCGGGGATCGGGCGCCCGACCGCCGAAACGATGATCGCGAGCGCTCGGGCGATCGTCGACGGCGAGGTGCAGCGGCGCAGCGAGGCAACGCTCCCGTCGGCCGAGCCTGTCTTCATCGACATCGAAACGGACGGCCTCACGCCGACGATGGTGTGGCTGATCGGAGTTCTCAACCGCCAGGGTGGTGAGAGCTACATGTCGTTCCTGGCCCGCGATCCTGACGAGCCCGGCCAGGCCGTCGAGGCGTTCGCCTCGTGGTGGTCGGCGAACGCCGCCGACCGGCCACTCGTCGCGTACAACGGCCGCAAGTTCGACATTCCGATCCTCGAAGAACACATCGAACGGCACTGTCCGGAGCATCTCGATGCGTTCGAAGACGCTCGAGTCGTCGATCCGTACTTCTGGGCGACGGTTCGGGACAACGCCTTCCTCCCCGGACGGACGAACCGCCTCGAAGACGTGGCGAGCGGACTCGGCTGGGACCACGACGAGACCGGACTGAGCGGCGCGACGGTCGGCCGTCGGTTCCAAGAATGGGCAGCCGATCCCAGCCCCGAGACTGAACTCGACTGGGAGCGCCACGAACGCTATTGTGAGGACGACGTCCGGGCACTTGCGCACGTCTACGATGCGATCGACGCGCCAGTCAGGACGGAGCGGCAGACGAACGCCAGCGGAAGCACACCCACCAACACCGCCCAAGGAACTCTGAGTGATTTTTAG
- a CDS encoding VirB4 family type IV secretion system protein, translated as MHNVVLQAGGGLISQLVEWLTNPFSLGGAVLYLILLTLIAIELKLLWDWYTENDTEEVEFSDVLDEETLEQATVEHQLLDDISESHKTVTAPAAIEWETRSARVGEQWTTTLSIADYPDYPKDGYLSELFEMSDVKFDLTAHITPKNQELARNELQDIADDLQVDADLEQSVRSGYLQERAHEAAATYTAVENGASVFDQGMFITVRADEKADLQDAVQKVKSTLRDDPAHLTPKTAIARQDLALQAAAPIGDNAFGRTSIALGGAVGALLSSPHNATILEEGGVEFGIHKDNQSPVVIDPFARDNGYAMFTVGDTGSGKSFSSKQNFIRSIEQSKDRIGIILEPLNNWAGVSEALDAKRITVGGTLGLNPLEIRKTPEHVQRAMGEDASPFNEKLDDAMSFLTNFFALRGISLGDRRTTLELGLKRSYKRNGITDDIATHGNPSPTIRDMMDVFEDMVDKPETFVVRSDEEAGKVKEDATWLLTQLRPFEEGGRHANLGQPSDFDIRNEKVIYLDLAQQEGSVDSSTALTMQLLISLVYERAKVTEKEVVFYIDEARYIMQDAASLAFLETVFRHHRHHDLSIRLVTQTVDEFFEHAESEAILDQCAVKQFHRLDGMDEEWADEFGLNYAQMRFVQDAVPGNEDAGFSEALVGVDGEWRGTKVKAMPKEKQVIDFDPSVQRRSSLPGAGDDAVDAEIQAFQERLERREMSETSESNEEPDSIKATPDGWFTEESTGA; from the coding sequence ATGCATAATGTCGTCCTCCAAGCGGGAGGCGGATTGATCAGCCAGCTCGTCGAATGGCTCACCAACCCGTTCTCTCTCGGAGGCGCGGTTCTCTATCTCATCTTGCTCACCCTGATCGCAATCGAATTGAAACTCCTCTGGGACTGGTATACCGAGAACGACACCGAGGAGGTCGAGTTCTCCGATGTTCTCGACGAGGAGACGCTCGAACAGGCGACAGTCGAACACCAGCTCCTGGACGATATTTCTGAGTCGCACAAGACGGTGACGGCGCCAGCCGCCATCGAATGGGAAACGCGATCCGCACGGGTCGGGGAACAGTGGACGACGACGCTATCCATCGCTGACTATCCTGACTACCCTAAAGACGGGTATCTCAGTGAACTCTTCGAGATGAGCGATGTCAAATTCGACCTGACAGCCCATATTACCCCGAAGAACCAGGAATTGGCGCGAAACGAACTGCAGGACATCGCTGATGACCTTCAGGTCGACGCCGATCTCGAACAGAGTGTCCGGAGTGGGTATCTCCAGGAACGGGCGCACGAAGCTGCGGCGACGTACACGGCCGTCGAGAACGGAGCAAGCGTCTTCGACCAGGGGATGTTCATCACGGTGCGAGCCGACGAGAAGGCGGACCTCCAGGACGCCGTCCAGAAGGTCAAGAGTACACTCCGTGACGATCCGGCGCACCTGACGCCAAAGACCGCAATCGCTCGGCAGGATCTGGCCCTTCAGGCCGCCGCGCCCATCGGCGACAACGCGTTCGGACGCACGTCGATTGCACTCGGCGGCGCCGTCGGTGCGTTGCTCTCCTCACCGCACAACGCGACGATCCTCGAGGAGGGCGGAGTCGAATTCGGGATTCACAAGGACAATCAGAGTCCGGTCGTCATCGATCCGTTCGCCAGAGATAACGGGTACGCGATGTTCACGGTCGGCGACACGGGGTCGGGAAAATCGTTCAGTTCAAAACAGAACTTCATCCGGTCAATCGAGCAGAGTAAGGACCGTATCGGAATCATTCTCGAACCGTTGAACAACTGGGCTGGCGTCTCGGAAGCACTCGATGCCAAACGGATCACCGTCGGCGGAACGCTCGGCCTCAATCCCTTGGAGATCCGCAAAACGCCCGAGCACGTCCAGCGAGCGATGGGCGAGGACGCCAGTCCATTCAACGAGAAGCTCGACGACGCGATGAGCTTCCTCACCAACTTCTTCGCACTCCGGGGTATCTCACTGGGTGACCGCCGAACGACACTGGAACTCGGTCTCAAGCGGTCGTACAAACGCAACGGCATCACCGACGACATCGCCACGCACGGAAACCCGAGTCCAACCATTCGCGATATGATGGACGTCTTTGAGGATATGGTCGACAAACCCGAGACGTTCGTCGTCCGATCCGATGAGGAGGCAGGCAAAGTCAAAGAGGATGCGACGTGGCTGCTCACCCAGCTCCGGCCGTTCGAAGAGGGTGGTCGACATGCCAACCTCGGACAGCCGTCGGATTTCGACATTCGCAACGAGAAAGTCATCTATCTCGATCTCGCTCAACAAGAGGGGAGCGTCGACAGCAGCACGGCACTGACGATGCAGTTGCTCATCTCGCTGGTCTACGAGCGCGCGAAAGTCACAGAGAAGGAGGTCGTGTTCTACATTGACGAAGCGCGGTATATCATGCAGGACGCCGCGAGCCTGGCGTTCCTCGAGACGGTCTTCCGGCACCACCGCCACCACGACCTCTCGATCCGGCTAGTCACGCAGACCGTCGACGAGTTCTTCGAACACGCCGAATCCGAGGCGATTTTGGACCAGTGTGCAGTCAAGCAGTTCCACCGATTGGATGGGATGGACGAGGAGTGGGCCGACGAGTTCGGCCTGAACTACGCGCAGATGCGGTTCGTCCAGGATGCCGTCCCCGGCAACGAAGACGCCGGTTTCTCCGAAGCGCTGGTCGGTGTCGACGGCGAGTGGCGCGGCACCAAGGTCAAAGCGATGCCCAAAGAGAAGCAGGTCATCGACTTCGACCCCTCCGTACAGCGACGGTCCTCACTGCCCGGCGCCGGTGACGACGCCGTCGATGCCGAGATCCAGGCGTTCCAAGAGCGGCTCGAACGTCGGGAAATGAGCGAAACGAGTGAGTCGAACGAGGAGCCAGACTCGATCAAAGCCACGCCGGACGGCTGGTTCACCGAGGAGAGTACCGGTGCCTGA
- a CDS encoding ATP-binding protein, with translation MPDYLRVRPTSERLDPESIPRVLDSLHKLTTSGSSGFGAKLNPLTSKTPPRFEFLAISDGPDDPVEFLYGADAHLETLEKRLRSIYPATFDIERVDVDVAARLIQPVEFTPQEFVDQYEAGRLQYEFGPAEQYDIVDEESTDSEPPNANPIVDGRKTLDLVPTHHVVAGATALELAPPDALPEDGEPRAIEKPTLTPAGTILARPARDTVSPLGVQWCGSATRKQDWMTSLTPFTTKETDRALSSVDHPGAALASLVDHLMEARAPTAFQVVFERRANWQSDAEVRKEDLIDGRDTFFQEVIGSLFEGDNQRSDPDRRQLNESIEKRLEYIDAKNANRSFTANIRAIGVPTDDTRDDLDARMESLLPVFDPLDGPFYEVEGKRLRNSGFREKTKAKKARAALQRLLDRELTTGRGKTRPELVLCGTELANFVLVPSSEQLTVEGTRGTRAEQQSRNPLPWPNPDLIEQFQDGMAIGYALDENGEPRPDPIRIPPDLLTTHYGRFASTGGGKSKAIINDALSLRETTGGPVVIVDPKGDGMCENYLRCHYKQFGGLDDVYQFRVPETIPAFSFFDIRPALEAGRNREDAIQDKVEHFHDILGMIMGREQYGQAFVANEILSYLIRALFDEEYGSDVFGLNDLFDAALRMQRDQTIPPLAADNQAIEESLTRHFSKDDRQFQVSMDAVGNRLDKLREDAHLRRMFSHVPEQNDAGEYVDNRFDFRAFLDEDATLLFDLGDLRPEAQRAITLLLLSNLWDAVQVRRRENQTDYETLTNLIIEEAAPVASTKLVSEQLLPQGRSFGLSMGLVMQFPEQVRNRNERAYSEVLNNIKTKLIGNISVERDLAESLAHEDLSPTELRNRMNTLPSGEWIAQLPSPSFGTTGPAPFSLAPLPIAPGHPESDQPLTEPQEDHFESVSRPRMMERSQAQYGLTAATESGGSADTAGWGSPGADTPTATDDEASTAAPTQSSFIDHPTTETGSTSSDSLAAGTATEEDPQEISPVVGGSTVTEKAAAADQTELSETGSTPVRESDVAVPDDELEQRGLSRDDVSFLRRVLDVMNRDADEYTLLDSMRSLRDEFEDLDVQRLIDQNLLEEASACGRKYYTVLPAGRELLGDTLQVGPGLGDIGEKTPHKVGVRLLELWIRQQDDVERVEPYYEYDNETVFDVAGFGADGDLVWVGEAELPSNNVHAPVNDYDKLQSVDADAIWTFNTRETAVEVLDRLVEADRLEESVNGRDARSFSTIQDAIAEFDAPGMTTVRGFRNLDREISQ, from the coding sequence GTGCCTGACTACCTTCGCGTTAGGCCGACATCCGAGCGACTCGATCCCGAGAGCATACCCCGCGTCCTCGACAGCCTTCACAAACTGACCACGTCCGGCTCGTCCGGGTTCGGAGCGAAGCTGAACCCACTCACCAGTAAGACACCACCTCGATTCGAGTTCCTCGCGATCAGTGATGGCCCGGACGACCCAGTAGAATTCCTCTACGGGGCCGATGCGCATCTCGAGACGCTCGAGAAACGCCTCCGCTCGATTTACCCGGCCACGTTCGACATCGAGCGCGTCGACGTGGACGTCGCTGCTCGGCTCATCCAGCCCGTCGAGTTCACACCCCAGGAGTTCGTCGATCAGTACGAGGCCGGGCGACTGCAGTACGAGTTCGGTCCGGCGGAACAGTACGATATTGTCGACGAGGAGTCAACTGACTCCGAGCCACCCAACGCGAACCCCATTGTCGACGGGAGAAAGACACTCGATTTAGTCCCGACCCATCACGTTGTTGCCGGGGCCACAGCACTCGAGCTAGCGCCGCCTGATGCACTCCCTGAGGACGGGGAGCCACGCGCCATCGAGAAGCCGACATTGACACCAGCGGGAACGATTCTGGCTCGTCCAGCGCGGGATACTGTCTCGCCACTCGGTGTCCAGTGGTGTGGGTCGGCAACGCGAAAGCAGGACTGGATGACCTCTCTGACACCATTCACAACGAAGGAGACGGACAGAGCGCTCTCCTCCGTCGACCACCCCGGCGCAGCGCTGGCGTCGCTCGTCGACCACCTGATGGAGGCGAGAGCGCCGACAGCATTCCAAGTCGTCTTCGAACGGCGGGCCAACTGGCAATCCGACGCAGAAGTGCGAAAAGAGGACCTCATCGACGGCCGGGATACGTTCTTCCAAGAGGTCATCGGATCACTGTTCGAGGGCGACAACCAGCGGAGCGACCCTGACAGACGGCAGCTCAACGAGTCCATCGAGAAGCGACTCGAGTATATCGACGCGAAGAACGCCAACCGGTCGTTCACAGCCAATATCCGTGCGATCGGCGTCCCCACCGATGACACCCGCGACGACCTCGATGCCCGGATGGAGTCACTGCTCCCGGTGTTCGACCCGCTCGATGGGCCGTTCTACGAGGTCGAGGGGAAACGCCTCCGAAACAGTGGCTTCCGTGAGAAAACGAAGGCAAAGAAAGCACGGGCCGCTCTTCAGCGCCTCCTCGACCGCGAGCTGACGACCGGACGGGGCAAGACCCGGCCAGAGCTGGTTCTTTGTGGGACGGAACTCGCGAACTTCGTCCTCGTCCCCTCCTCCGAGCAGTTGACGGTCGAAGGGACTCGGGGGACGAGAGCCGAACAGCAGAGTCGGAACCCACTCCCGTGGCCCAATCCCGATCTGATCGAGCAGTTCCAGGACGGAATGGCCATCGGGTACGCCCTCGACGAGAACGGCGAGCCGCGACCGGATCCCATCCGAATCCCGCCAGATCTGTTGACGACCCACTACGGACGGTTCGCATCGACTGGGGGTGGGAAATCGAAGGCAATCATCAACGATGCCCTCTCGCTTCGAGAGACGACCGGCGGGCCCGTCGTCATCGTCGACCCGAAAGGCGACGGAATGTGCGAGAACTACCTGCGGTGCCACTACAAACAGTTCGGAGGCCTCGACGACGTCTACCAGTTCCGCGTCCCCGAGACCATCCCCGCCTTTTCCTTTTTCGACATCCGTCCCGCCCTCGAGGCGGGTCGCAACCGAGAAGATGCGATACAGGACAAAGTCGAGCACTTTCACGACATCCTCGGGATGATTATGGGCCGCGAGCAGTACGGCCAGGCGTTCGTCGCGAACGAGATCCTCAGCTACCTGATCAGGGCACTGTTCGACGAAGAGTACGGGAGCGACGTGTTCGGTCTGAACGATCTCTTCGACGCAGCCCTCCGGATGCAACGCGACCAGACGATTCCACCCCTTGCAGCCGACAACCAGGCCATAGAAGAATCGCTGACGCGTCACTTCTCGAAAGACGACCGCCAGTTCCAGGTGTCGATGGACGCCGTCGGAAACCGTCTCGACAAGCTCAGAGAAGACGCGCATCTTCGGCGGATGTTCAGCCACGTGCCCGAGCAGAACGACGCCGGCGAGTACGTCGACAACCGTTTCGACTTCCGCGCGTTTCTCGATGAAGACGCAACCCTTCTCTTCGACCTCGGCGACCTCCGACCGGAGGCTCAGCGAGCGATCACCCTCCTGCTGTTGAGCAATCTCTGGGACGCCGTTCAGGTTCGTCGACGCGAAAACCAGACCGACTACGAGACGCTCACGAACCTCATCATCGAGGAGGCAGCCCCGGTCGCGTCGACGAAGCTCGTTTCCGAACAGCTCCTGCCCCAGGGACGGTCGTTCGGGCTGAGTATGGGGCTCGTGATGCAGTTCCCCGAACAGGTTCGAAATCGAAACGAGCGGGCGTATAGCGAGGTGCTCAACAACATCAAGACGAAACTCATCGGGAACATCTCGGTCGAGCGGGATCTCGCCGAATCGTTGGCCCACGAAGATCTCAGCCCGACCGAACTCCGCAACAGAATGAACACGCTTCCGAGTGGCGAGTGGATCGCCCAACTCCCGAGCCCGTCGTTCGGAACGACTGGTCCCGCTCCGTTTTCACTCGCGCCGCTCCCGATTGCACCTGGGCATCCAGAAAGCGATCAGCCGCTGACTGAGCCACAGGAAGACCATTTCGAGTCAGTGTCCCGACCACGGATGATGGAACGCTCCCAGGCCCAGTACGGACTCACAGCGGCGACTGAATCGGGTGGTTCCGCAGACACAGCTGGCTGGGGGAGTCCAGGCGCTGACACACCCACCGCAACCGACGACGAGGCATCGACCGCAGCCCCGACTCAGTCCTCGTTTATCGATCACCCAACGACCGAGACGGGGTCCACGTCGAGCGACTCCCTGGCCGCTGGGACTGCAACCGAGGAGGATCCCCAGGAGATCAGCCCAGTGGTCGGGGGCTCCACCGTGACCGAGAAGGCAGCCGCTGCAGACCAGACGGAGCTGTCGGAAACCGGCTCGACTCCAGTTCGAGAGAGCGACGTGGCAGTCCCAGACGACGAACTCGAACAACGCGGACTCAGCCGTGACGACGTCAGCTTCCTGCGTCGCGTCCTCGACGTGATGAACAGAGACGCCGACGAGTACACACTGCTCGACTCGATGCGGTCGCTCCGAGACGAGTTCGAGGATCTCGATGTTCAGCGCCTTATCGACCAGAATCTCCTCGAGGAAGCATCAGCCTGTGGCCGGAAATACTACACCGTCCTCCCAGCAGGACGCGAGCTTCTGGGCGACACGCTACAGGTGGGTCCCGGTCTGGGCGATATCGGCGAGAAAACCCCGCACAAGGTCGGGGTCAGACTCCTGGAGCTGTGGATTCGACAGCAAGACGACGTCGAGCGTGTCGAGCCGTACTATGAATACGATAATGAGACCGTGTTCGACGTCGCCGGGTTCGGTGCAGATGGTGACCTCGTCTGGGTTGGCGAAGCAGAACTGCCGAGCAACAACGTCCACGCGCCGGTCAACGATTACGATAAGCTGCAATCGGTCGACGCAGACGCAATCTGGACGTTCAACACCCGTGAGACGGCTGTCGAGGTGCTTGACCGGCTGGTCGAGGCGGACCGACTCGAAGAGAGCGTCAACGGACGTGACGCACGGTCATTCTCGACGATCCAAGACGCGATCGCTGAGTTCGATGCCCCCGGGATGACCACCGTTCGTGGGTTCAGAAATCTCGATCGGGAGATCAGCCAATGA
- a CDS encoding DEAD/DEAH box helicase, producing MSNERLTSETATLLSPESLRETFPQYEDQLEHVRTQEPREANRVPNDEVLPGSIADELEYDLYTHQAQAIERLRDGDDVTVATSTSSGKTWVFALYYALLKRQDPDARALFVYPTKALSSDQETAINDLFKELDIDATAETYDGDTQSDRRPLIRERADVVITNFAGLNVYLDHHRKWRDCFQNCQLLVADESHTYTGVHGMHVAWTLRRVRRILESYGADPQVVCSTATIGNPASHSETLTGAECSVVDEDGSPRGTREIAFWQPPIDDDDLETIEETVPAMRRSAGNEASNVTAHLGLNDVQTLTFAQSRQGTEIGVKQAVSAATDHPDSGYLDVEPYHAGLSKEKRRAIEHNLKTGELDAVISTNALELGIDIGSVDATVLTGYPGTRQSFWQQVGRSGRGTSDALSVFVPRGDAIDQYILDHPEYLLSDDVEDAVVDLSNNAVYARHVLCAAAERPLTRDDAAWFGPEERLERAIAMWRDAGQIVGDLDRGAQYDGPPRPQTDISMYATTDDQYQVRCVDGEIDMEPLDKERVYRDYHPGALKLYDGEQYEVVDVVEDRPQPYVEVERVSTRKYTKTLSDKRVHDIVSERHVDLGNGIELHAGMGTVSIDYHSFKRIDMDSGSATGLPEPIDLDPITLRTQLMWIEIPGEHLERVIETIPADAMQSASGDVAMSEAEWTLAGGLHGAEHGMIKMSPLELRLDTDDMGGLSTLSHPEVGSPVWFIHDAVEGGVGFSHSIYEHVEQVAERTRERVADCDCGRVDGCPSCLMSSDCGNENEPLHREATTKILDVVLGRFE from the coding sequence ATGAGCAACGAACGCCTCACGTCCGAGACGGCAACCCTCCTCAGTCCGGAGTCGCTTCGAGAGACGTTCCCCCAGTACGAAGATCAGCTGGAACACGTCCGCACACAGGAGCCACGCGAAGCCAATCGCGTCCCAAATGACGAAGTGCTCCCTGGCTCGATCGCAGACGAACTCGAATACGATCTGTACACCCACCAAGCACAGGCGATCGAGCGCCTTCGTGACGGCGACGACGTGACCGTCGCGACGTCGACCTCGTCGGGGAAGACCTGGGTGTTCGCACTCTACTACGCCCTGTTGAAACGCCAGGATCCCGATGCCCGCGCGCTGTTCGTCTATCCAACGAAGGCGCTGAGTTCCGATCAGGAGACGGCGATCAACGATCTGTTCAAAGAACTCGACATCGACGCCACCGCCGAGACCTACGACGGCGACACGCAGAGCGACCGCCGACCGCTGATCCGCGAGCGGGCTGACGTCGTGATCACCAACTTCGCGGGGCTGAACGTCTATCTCGATCACCACCGGAAGTGGCGGGACTGCTTCCAGAACTGCCAGCTGCTCGTCGCCGACGAGAGCCACACGTACACTGGCGTCCACGGCATGCACGTCGCGTGGACGCTCAGGCGTGTCCGGCGAATACTCGAGTCGTACGGGGCCGACCCACAGGTTGTCTGTTCGACGGCGACGATCGGCAACCCGGCGAGCCACTCCGAAACGCTGACCGGGGCCGAGTGTTCGGTCGTCGACGAGGACGGCAGTCCCCGCGGAACGCGTGAGATCGCGTTCTGGCAGCCGCCGATCGACGATGACGACCTCGAAACGATCGAGGAGACCGTCCCGGCGATGCGGCGCAGCGCCGGCAACGAGGCGTCGAACGTAACGGCGCATCTGGGCCTCAATGACGTCCAGACGCTCACCTTCGCCCAATCCCGGCAAGGGACCGAAATCGGCGTGAAGCAAGCAGTCAGCGCTGCCACCGACCACCCCGACTCCGGCTATCTCGACGTCGAACCCTATCACGCCGGCCTCAGCAAGGAGAAACGCCGCGCCATCGAGCACAACCTGAAAACGGGCGAGCTCGACGCCGTGATCTCGACGAACGCCCTTGAGCTGGGGATCGACATCGGCTCGGTCGACGCGACGGTGTTGACGGGCTATCCCGGCACGCGACAGTCGTTCTGGCAGCAGGTCGGCCGGTCCGGACGGGGGACGTCGGACGCGCTGTCGGTATTCGTCCCGCGTGGCGACGCGATCGACCAGTACATCCTGGACCATCCGGAGTACCTGCTCAGCGACGACGTCGAGGACGCGGTCGTCGATCTCTCGAACAACGCCGTCTACGCACGACACGTTCTCTGTGCAGCGGCGGAACGGCCGCTGACGCGGGACGACGCAGCGTGGTTCGGCCCGGAAGAGCGCCTCGAACGCGCGATCGCGATGTGGCGAGACGCCGGGCAGATCGTGGGCGATCTCGATCGCGGTGCGCAGTACGACGGCCCGCCGCGTCCCCAGACCGACATCTCGATGTACGCGACCACCGACGACCAGTATCAGGTCCGGTGTGTCGACGGCGAGATTGACATGGAACCGCTGGACAAGGAGCGGGTCTACCGAGATTACCATCCTGGCGCGCTGAAGCTCTACGACGGCGAGCAGTACGAGGTGGTCGACGTCGTCGAAGATCGTCCCCAGCCGTACGTCGAGGTCGAGCGCGTCTCGACACGGAAGTACACGAAGACGCTCAGCGACAAGCGCGTTCACGACATCGTGAGCGAACGGCACGTCGATCTCGGCAACGGGATTGAGCTTCACGCCGGCATGGGAACCGTTTCGATCGACTATCACTCGTTCAAGCGGATCGATATGGACTCCGGATCGGCGACTGGGCTTCCCGAGCCAATCGATCTGGATCCGATCACGCTCCGAACCCAGCTGATGTGGATCGAGATCCCAGGCGAGCACCTCGAGAGAGTCATCGAGACGATACCCGCTGACGCGATGCAGTCAGCATCTGGAGACGTGGCGATGAGCGAGGCGGAATGGACGCTCGCCGGCGGACTCCACGGCGCCGAGCACGGCATGATCAAGATGTCGCCGCTTGAACTTCGGCTGGACACCGACGACATGGGCGGGTTGAGCACCCTGTCACACCCCGAAGTCGGATCGCCAGTCTGGTTCATCCACGACGCGGTCGAGGGTGGCGTCGGGTTTTCACACAGCATCTACGAACACGTCGAGCAGGTCGCTGAACGGACGCGCGAGCGGGTGGCGGACTGTGACTGTGGCCGAGTCGATGGCTGTCCGTCCTGCCTGATGAGTTCGGATTGTGGGAACGAGAACGAGCCGTTGCATCGCGAGGCGACGACGAAGATTTTGGACGTCGTGCTAGGTCGATTCGAATAG